One region of Budorcas taxicolor isolate Tak-1 chromosome 3, Takin1.1, whole genome shotgun sequence genomic DNA includes:
- the CTTNBP2NL gene encoding CTTNBP2 N-terminal-like protein, which produces MNLEKLSKPELLTLFSILEGELEARDLVIEALKAQHRDTFIEERYGKYNISDPLMALQRDFETLKEKNDGEKQPVCTNPLSVLKVVMKQCKNMQERMLSQLAAAESRHRKVILDLEEERQRHAQDTAEGDDVTYMLEKERERLTQQLEFEKSQVKKFEKEQKKLSSQLEEERSRHKQLSSMLVRECKKATSKAAEEGQKAGELSLKLEKEKSRVSKLEEELAAERKRGLQTEAQVEKQLSEFDIEREQLRAKLNREENRTRTLKEEMESLKKVVKNLEALHQQSGPSEQVKKPVTVSKGTVTEPPVLVSVFCQTESFQAEKTHGGSTAKVTASELPGPTAPTYSYAKTNGHFEPEMQTTKELIAGSNAENQVPPREKPVELAQEKAVENGGCPVGMETPGPAPSHLPSSGSSPSPSSTASSSLTSSPCSSPVLTKRLLGSSASSPGYQSSYQVGINQRFHAARHKFQSQADQDQQASGLQSPPSRDLSPTLIDNSAAKQLARNTVTQVLSRFTNQQGPIKPVSPNSSPFGTDYRNLASTANARGDTSHSPTPGKVSSPLSPLSPGIKSPTIPRAERGNPPPIPPKKPGLTPSPSTTTPLTKAHSQASSLTTAEDLGSSCSSNAVVANGKDVEILLPTNS; this is translated from the exons gcCCAACACAGAGATACTTTCATTGAAGAACGCTATGGAAAATACAACATCAGTGATCCTTTAATGGCGCTCCAGAGAGACTTTGAAACCCTAAAAGAGAAGAATGATGGCGAGAAGCAGCCAGTGTGCACGAACCCGCTCTCAGTTCTTAAGGTGGTGATGAAACAGTGCAAGAACATGCAGGAGCGCATGCTGTCGCAGCTGGCTGCTGCTGAGAGCCGGCACCGCAAG gtAATCCTAGACCTTGAAGAAGAAAGGCAGAGGCATGCACAGGACACAGCTGAAGGCGATGATGTCACCTACATGCTGGAGAAGGAGCGAGAGCGGCTGACTCAACAG TTGGAATTTGAAAAGTCCCAagtgaaaaagtttgaaaaagagcAGAAGAAACTCTCCAGTCAGCTGGAAGAGGAGCGCTCCCGCCACAAGCAGCTGTCCTCCATGCTGGTCCGTGAGTGCAAGAAGGCCACCAGCAAGGCTGCAGAGGAAGGCCAGAAGGCAGGAGAGCTGAGCCTGAAACTGGAGAAGGAGAAGAGCCGAGTGAGCAAGCTGGAGGAAGAGCTGGCCGCCGAGAGGAAGCGGGGCTTGCAGACGGAGGCCCAGGTGGAGAAGCAGTTATCTGAGTTTGACATTGAAAGGGAACAACTAAGAGCAAAGCTGAACCGAGAAGAGAACCGGACCAGAActctgaaagaagaaatggagagtTTGAAgaaggtggtgaagaatctagaGGCTTTGCACCAGCAAAGTGGCCCCAGTGAGCAAGTGAAGAAACCAGTAACCGTGTCTAAAGGCACGGTAACTGAGCCACCCGTGCTAGTGTCTGTATTTTGCCAAACAGAGAGTTTTCAGGCAGAGAAAACACATGGGGGCAGCACAGCCAAGGTGACGGCCAGCGAGCTGCCTGGTCCCACCGCTCCCACTTACTCTTACGCAAAAACCAATGGACATTTTGAGCCAGAAATGCAGACTACCAAGGAGTTGATTGCAGGCAGCAATGCAGAAAACCAAGTGCCTCCACGAGAGAAGCCTGTGGAACTGGCCCAAGAAAAAGCAGTGGAGAACGGCGGGTGTCCTGTGGGAATGGAGACACCAGGCCCAGCGCCTAGTCATCTGCCTTCCAGCGGGAGCTCACCATCTCCCAGCAGCACTGCCTCTtcctctctcacctcctctcctTGCTCGTCACCAGTACTAACTAAGCGCTTACTGGGGTCATCAGCTAGCAGCCCTGGCTACCAGTCATCCTACCAAGTAGGGATCAACCAGCGGTTCCATGCAGCTCGGCACAAATTTCAGTCCCAAGCAGATCAGGACCAACAAGCCAGCGGGCTGCAGAGCCCTCCATCCAGGGATCTGTCCCCCACCCTCATAGACAACTCTGCTGCCAAGCAGCTGGCCCGAAACACGGTCACTCAGGTGCTCTCCAGATTCACTAACCAACAAGGACCGATAAAGCCCGTGTCTCCTAACAGCTCTCCCTTTGGCACAGACTACCGAAATCTGGCCAGCACTGCCAATGCGAGAGGTGACACCAGCCATTCACCTACTCCAGGAAAAGTGTCCAGTCCTCTGAGCCCCCTGTCTCCAGGGATCAAGTCCCCTACCATCCCCAGAGCTGAGAGAGGAAACCCTCCACCCATCCCACCCAAAAAGCCTGGCCTCACTCCCTCTCCATCCACTACCACGCCCCTGACCAAAGCTCACTCCCAGGCGTCCTCTTTGACCACTGCAGAAGACCTTGGCAGCAGCTGCTCTTCTAATGCTGTTGTCGCCAATGGCAAAGATGTTGAGATACTTTTGCCTACCAACAGCTAG